Proteins co-encoded in one Brassica oleracea var. oleracea cultivar TO1000 chromosome C4, BOL, whole genome shotgun sequence genomic window:
- the LOC106342244 gene encoding uncharacterized protein LOC106342244 isoform X1: MNNNDKGEKTCPLCAEEMDLTDQHLNPCKCGYQICVWCWHQIIEMAEKDKTEGRCPACRTPYDKEKIVGMTASCESLVAELNNDRKKSQKAAKPKAASEGRKDLTGVRVIQRNLVYVMSLPFDLADEDQRFQRREYFGQYGKVVKVAMSRTQAGDIQLFPNDSCSVYITYSKEEEAIRCIRSVHQFALDGRILKACFGTMKYCHAWLRNMPCNNAECLYLHEIGAPEDSFTKDETVSVHMKEIIKEITGAVANFPRRSGYMLPPPADDFVDRHIPKCVPNNPQSVAKTSRPNSSNGRSVTLPAGALWGMHASSQSSVPNTPCSGEPLRDKAATDDNLTPYGNALKLPEPLNSQADFPELSLVNRPQTSNSKALVSANVDNTRAVSVPSACTEFPEPTSRGIQSVCSEAVSVDADSVVDGYGGIKRSDSSDVDQASSHTEVSRDSLQHFVDETREVRPLKKTNEVLVVPREEVNAGSALRSPLVTDISSFIRERLKDPEVFSCQPNKSGFLRTMPPSSSQYDETRSLFGSSSAESRGINIASISHGYNEMPQSEPSRLNGSLNHSMGFPDRGRERPSDGNSRSEIDDRIANILSLDLDEYLTSTHNLSKQQQLASSCEVKNSQSRFSFARQDEAKDQAFGSYNVFNHGSDLYKTSSEQQSSDLDMIGMYNGISSSYLKEMDHVTQNSALPSSYKPPSVPRCPVTAPPGFSVASRPPPPPGFASNGREHQAFNGFSGNHRYSDSPVYINSYHQSLPTENNGGVRDVQFMDPAIMAVGQGFENPSLDYRSNFQGNTNMFAKEAKFQQQQAVQSSHQNCRLTDSLGMVASRFIDQSQGSSNILSRNMGLPNGQWDGLSNEIQSLNRLQNERFTGSTNRMMNGYNGTFRI, encoded by the exons ATGAATAATAATGACAAAGGAGAAAAGACTTGTCCTCTATGTGCTGAGGAGATGGACTTGACTGACCAGCATCTCAACCCTTGCAAATGTGGTTACCAG ATATGTGTTTGGTGTTGGCATCAAATTATAGAGATGGCTGAGAAAGATAAGACAGAGGGACGCTGTCCTGCATGTCGAACTCCTTATGATAAGGAAAAGATTGTTGGAATGACTGCTAGCTGTGAAAG TTTGGTTGCTGAACTTAACAATGACCGGAAAAAATCACAGAAGGCCGCCAAGCCTAAAGCTGCTTCTGAGGGAAGGAAAGATCTAACTGGTGTGAGAGTCATCCAAAGAAACTTGGTTTATGTTATGAGCTTGCCTTTCGATCTGGCAGATGAAGAT CAGCGTTTTCAGAGGAGAGAATACTTTGGTCAATATGGGAAAGTGGTGAAGGTAGCAATGTCTCGAACGCAAGCAGGGGATATCCAACTATTTCCAAACGATTCCTGCAGTGT ATATATTACTTACTCCAAAGAGGAGGAAGCTATTCGATGTATCCGATCAGTGCATCAGTTTGCTTTGGATGGTAGAATCCTCAA GGCATGTTTTGGGACCATGAAGTACTGTCATGCGTGGTTAAGAAACATG CCTTGTAACAATGCAGAATGCCTTTACTTGCATGAGATCGGCGCCCCAGAGGATAGTTTCACAAAAGATGAAACCGTATCAGTGCACATGAA GGAAATTATTAAAGAAATTACTGGTGCGGTGGCTAATTTTCCGCGGCGTTCTGGATATATGTTACCTCCACCAGCGGATGATTTTGTTGATAGACACATTCCGAAATGTGTTCCGAAT AATCCACAGAGTGTTGCTAAAACTTCTCGCCCAAATAGTAGCAACGGCCGATCTGTTACTCTACCTGCTGGAGCCTTGTG GGGAATGCATGCTTCAAGCCAGTCTTCGGTACCGAATACACCATGCTCTGGGGAACCCTTAAGAGATAAAGCAGCCACAGATGATAATCTTACTCCATATGGCAATGCCTTGAAACTGCCAGAACCATTGAATAGCCAGGCTGATTTTCCAGAGCTTTCTTTGGTTAATAGGCCCCAGACCAGTAATAGTAAGGCATTAGTTTCTGCAAATGTGGATAATACTAGAGCTGTTAGTGTGCCATCAGCTTGCACAGAATTTCCAGAGCCTACTTCTAGAGGTATACAGAGTGTCTGCAGCGAGGCTGTGTCAGTGGATGCAGATAGTGTTGTGGATGGCTATGGGGGGATAAAAAGGTCCGACAGTTCAGATGTTGATCAAGCTTCGTCTCATACAGAAGTGTCCCGAGACTCTCTACAGCATTTCGTCGATGAAACTAGAGAAGTGCGGCCATTAAAGAAGACAAATGAAGTGCTTGTTGTCCCAAGAGAAGAAGTTAATGCAGGCAGTGCTTTGAGGTCTCCATTGGTAACAGATATATCATCTTTCATTAGAGAAAGACTCAAGGATCCTGAAGTTTTTAGCTGTCAGCCCAATAAATCTGGTTTCCTACGCACTATGCCGCCTTCTTCATCCCAGTATGATGAAACCAGGAGTCTGTTTGGATCCTCCTCGGCTGAAAGCAGAGGAATTAATATAGCTTCCATCTCACATGGATATAACGAGATGCCACAGAGCGAGCCCAGTCGTTTAAATGGCAGTCTTAATCATTCTATGGGTTTTCCTGATAGAGGAAGGGAGAGACCATCAGATGGAAACTCTAGGAGTGAAATAGATGACAGGATTGCAAATATATTGTCGTTAGATCTTGATGAATACTTGACATCAACTCATAACTTGTCGAAGCAACAACAGCTAGCCAGTTCCTGCGAAGTTAAGAACAGTCAATCCCGGTTTTCTTTTGCAAGGCAAGATGAAGCAAAGGATCAAGCTTTTGGATCATATAACGTCTTCAACCATGGCAGTGACTTGTACAAGACTTCTTCAGAACAACAGAGTTCTGATTTGGATATGATTGGGATGTATAATGGTATTTCATCAAGTTATCTCAAAGAAATGGATCATGTCACGCAGAACTCAGCTTTGCCCTCGTCTTATAAACCTCCTT CTGTTCCAAGATGTCCGGTTACAGCGCCACCTGGATTTTCAGTTGCAAGTCGACCTCCTCCTCCTCCAGGCTTTGCGTCAAATGGGAGAGAACATCAGGCATTTAATGGCTTTTCAG GAAACCATCGTTATTCTGACTCACCAGTGTACATAAACTCATATCATCAGTCACTTCCAACGGAAAACAATGGTGGTGTCAGAGATGTTCAGTTTATGGATCCTGCGATTATGGCTGTAGGTCAAGGCTTTGAGAATCCAAGCCTAGATTACCGATCAAACTTTCAGGGAAACACAAACATGTTTGCAAAGGAGGCAAAGTTTCAACAGCAACAGGCAGTGCAGTCTTCGCATCAAAACTGTAGACTCACCGACTCTTTAGGAATGGTGGCATCAAGGTTTATAGATCAATCTCAAGGGAGTAGCAACATACTATCTAGGAACATGGGCTTGCCTAATGGCCAGTGGGATGGGTTGAGCAACGAGATCCAAAGTCTAAACAGGCTCCAGAATGAGAGGTTTACTGGGTCAACTAATCGGATGATGAATGGTTACAATGGGACTTTCAGGATTTAG
- the LOC106342244 gene encoding uncharacterized protein LOC106342244 isoform X2, with translation MNNNDKGEKTCPLCAEEMDLTDQHLNPCKCGYQICVWCWHQIIEMAEKDKTEGRCPACRTPYDKEKIVGMTASCESLVAELNNDRKKSQKAAKPKAASEGRKDLTGVRVIQRNLVYVMSLPFDLADEDRFQRREYFGQYGKVVKVAMSRTQAGDIQLFPNDSCSVYITYSKEEEAIRCIRSVHQFALDGRILKACFGTMKYCHAWLRNMPCNNAECLYLHEIGAPEDSFTKDETVSVHMKEIIKEITGAVANFPRRSGYMLPPPADDFVDRHIPKCVPNNPQSVAKTSRPNSSNGRSVTLPAGALWGMHASSQSSVPNTPCSGEPLRDKAATDDNLTPYGNALKLPEPLNSQADFPELSLVNRPQTSNSKALVSANVDNTRAVSVPSACTEFPEPTSRGIQSVCSEAVSVDADSVVDGYGGIKRSDSSDVDQASSHTEVSRDSLQHFVDETREVRPLKKTNEVLVVPREEVNAGSALRSPLVTDISSFIRERLKDPEVFSCQPNKSGFLRTMPPSSSQYDETRSLFGSSSAESRGINIASISHGYNEMPQSEPSRLNGSLNHSMGFPDRGRERPSDGNSRSEIDDRIANILSLDLDEYLTSTHNLSKQQQLASSCEVKNSQSRFSFARQDEAKDQAFGSYNVFNHGSDLYKTSSEQQSSDLDMIGMYNGISSSYLKEMDHVTQNSALPSSYKPPSVPRCPVTAPPGFSVASRPPPPPGFASNGREHQAFNGFSGNHRYSDSPVYINSYHQSLPTENNGGVRDVQFMDPAIMAVGQGFENPSLDYRSNFQGNTNMFAKEAKFQQQQAVQSSHQNCRLTDSLGMVASRFIDQSQGSSNILSRNMGLPNGQWDGLSNEIQSLNRLQNERFTGSTNRMMNGYNGTFRI, from the exons ATGAATAATAATGACAAAGGAGAAAAGACTTGTCCTCTATGTGCTGAGGAGATGGACTTGACTGACCAGCATCTCAACCCTTGCAAATGTGGTTACCAG ATATGTGTTTGGTGTTGGCATCAAATTATAGAGATGGCTGAGAAAGATAAGACAGAGGGACGCTGTCCTGCATGTCGAACTCCTTATGATAAGGAAAAGATTGTTGGAATGACTGCTAGCTGTGAAAG TTTGGTTGCTGAACTTAACAATGACCGGAAAAAATCACAGAAGGCCGCCAAGCCTAAAGCTGCTTCTGAGGGAAGGAAAGATCTAACTGGTGTGAGAGTCATCCAAAGAAACTTGGTTTATGTTATGAGCTTGCCTTTCGATCTGGCAGATGAAGAT CGTTTTCAGAGGAGAGAATACTTTGGTCAATATGGGAAAGTGGTGAAGGTAGCAATGTCTCGAACGCAAGCAGGGGATATCCAACTATTTCCAAACGATTCCTGCAGTGT ATATATTACTTACTCCAAAGAGGAGGAAGCTATTCGATGTATCCGATCAGTGCATCAGTTTGCTTTGGATGGTAGAATCCTCAA GGCATGTTTTGGGACCATGAAGTACTGTCATGCGTGGTTAAGAAACATG CCTTGTAACAATGCAGAATGCCTTTACTTGCATGAGATCGGCGCCCCAGAGGATAGTTTCACAAAAGATGAAACCGTATCAGTGCACATGAA GGAAATTATTAAAGAAATTACTGGTGCGGTGGCTAATTTTCCGCGGCGTTCTGGATATATGTTACCTCCACCAGCGGATGATTTTGTTGATAGACACATTCCGAAATGTGTTCCGAAT AATCCACAGAGTGTTGCTAAAACTTCTCGCCCAAATAGTAGCAACGGCCGATCTGTTACTCTACCTGCTGGAGCCTTGTG GGGAATGCATGCTTCAAGCCAGTCTTCGGTACCGAATACACCATGCTCTGGGGAACCCTTAAGAGATAAAGCAGCCACAGATGATAATCTTACTCCATATGGCAATGCCTTGAAACTGCCAGAACCATTGAATAGCCAGGCTGATTTTCCAGAGCTTTCTTTGGTTAATAGGCCCCAGACCAGTAATAGTAAGGCATTAGTTTCTGCAAATGTGGATAATACTAGAGCTGTTAGTGTGCCATCAGCTTGCACAGAATTTCCAGAGCCTACTTCTAGAGGTATACAGAGTGTCTGCAGCGAGGCTGTGTCAGTGGATGCAGATAGTGTTGTGGATGGCTATGGGGGGATAAAAAGGTCCGACAGTTCAGATGTTGATCAAGCTTCGTCTCATACAGAAGTGTCCCGAGACTCTCTACAGCATTTCGTCGATGAAACTAGAGAAGTGCGGCCATTAAAGAAGACAAATGAAGTGCTTGTTGTCCCAAGAGAAGAAGTTAATGCAGGCAGTGCTTTGAGGTCTCCATTGGTAACAGATATATCATCTTTCATTAGAGAAAGACTCAAGGATCCTGAAGTTTTTAGCTGTCAGCCCAATAAATCTGGTTTCCTACGCACTATGCCGCCTTCTTCATCCCAGTATGATGAAACCAGGAGTCTGTTTGGATCCTCCTCGGCTGAAAGCAGAGGAATTAATATAGCTTCCATCTCACATGGATATAACGAGATGCCACAGAGCGAGCCCAGTCGTTTAAATGGCAGTCTTAATCATTCTATGGGTTTTCCTGATAGAGGAAGGGAGAGACCATCAGATGGAAACTCTAGGAGTGAAATAGATGACAGGATTGCAAATATATTGTCGTTAGATCTTGATGAATACTTGACATCAACTCATAACTTGTCGAAGCAACAACAGCTAGCCAGTTCCTGCGAAGTTAAGAACAGTCAATCCCGGTTTTCTTTTGCAAGGCAAGATGAAGCAAAGGATCAAGCTTTTGGATCATATAACGTCTTCAACCATGGCAGTGACTTGTACAAGACTTCTTCAGAACAACAGAGTTCTGATTTGGATATGATTGGGATGTATAATGGTATTTCATCAAGTTATCTCAAAGAAATGGATCATGTCACGCAGAACTCAGCTTTGCCCTCGTCTTATAAACCTCCTT CTGTTCCAAGATGTCCGGTTACAGCGCCACCTGGATTTTCAGTTGCAAGTCGACCTCCTCCTCCTCCAGGCTTTGCGTCAAATGGGAGAGAACATCAGGCATTTAATGGCTTTTCAG GAAACCATCGTTATTCTGACTCACCAGTGTACATAAACTCATATCATCAGTCACTTCCAACGGAAAACAATGGTGGTGTCAGAGATGTTCAGTTTATGGATCCTGCGATTATGGCTGTAGGTCAAGGCTTTGAGAATCCAAGCCTAGATTACCGATCAAACTTTCAGGGAAACACAAACATGTTTGCAAAGGAGGCAAAGTTTCAACAGCAACAGGCAGTGCAGTCTTCGCATCAAAACTGTAGACTCACCGACTCTTTAGGAATGGTGGCATCAAGGTTTATAGATCAATCTCAAGGGAGTAGCAACATACTATCTAGGAACATGGGCTTGCCTAATGGCCAGTGGGATGGGTTGAGCAACGAGATCCAAAGTCTAAACAGGCTCCAGAATGAGAGGTTTACTGGGTCAACTAATCGGATGATGAATGGTTACAATGGGACTTTCAGGATTTAG
- the LOC106342245 gene encoding DNA repair protein RAD51 homolog 2, whose amino-acid sequence MANKLIGEMDLLKRISNIFAARNIITAKDALSMTEFELMELLDVGMKEIQSAVRLISEAASPPCQSARSLLEQKVENEYLLGHLPTHLKGLDSALCGGIPFGVLTELVGPPGIGKSQFCMKLALSASFPKAYGGLDGRVIYIDVESKFSSRRVIEMGLKSFPEVFHLEGMAQEMAGRILVLRPTSLSDFTESIQELKESILKNQVKLLVIDSMTALLSGENKPGAQRQQHQLGWHISFLKSLAEFARIPIVVTNQVRSQNRDETSQYSFQAKLKDGFEEHTRTYDSHLVAALGINWAHAVTIRLVLESKSGQRIIKVAKSPMSPPLAFPFHITSEGISLLSDDGAELKGRGINNIHARGHSDMINFNGDCS is encoded by the exons ATGGCGAACAAGCTCATCGGAGAAATGGACCTTCTCAAGAGAATCTCAAACATTTTCGCCGCGCGAAACATCATCACCGCCAAG GATGCATTGTCTATGACGGAGTTTGAGTTGATGGAGCTTCTAGACGTTGGAATGAAGGAGATACAATCAGCTGTTAGACTCATCAGCGAAGCTGCCTCTCCTCCATGTCAATCC GCTCGATCTTTGCTGGAGCAAAAGGTCGAAAACGAGTACCTATTGGGGCATCTTCCTACCCATTTGAAGGGGTTGGACTCAGCCTTGTGTGGTGGCATACCCTTTGGTGTTCTTACTGAGTTGGTAGGCCCTCCTGGTATTGGTAAATCACAG TTTTGCATGAAGCTTGCTCTATCAGCTTCGTTTCCTAAAGCTTATGGAGGTTTAGATGGTCGTGTGATCTACATAGACGTTGAGTCCAAGTTTAGTTCAAGAAG GGTGATAGAGATGGGATTGAAGAGCTTCCCTGAAGTGTTTCACCTTGAAGGAATGGCACAAGAG ATGGCAGGAAGAATCCTTGTGTTGCGGCCAACTTCTTTATCCGACTTTACTGAAAG TATACAAGAACTCAAGGAATCGATTCTTAAAAACCAAGTGAAGCTGCTAGTGATTGATAGTATGACAGCTCTTCTTTCAGG TGAAAACAAACCTGGAGCTCAGAGACAGCAGCATCAGCTGGGTTGGCATATCTCTTTCTTAAA ATCGCTTGCTGAATTTGCACGGATTCCTATAGTGGTGACTAATCAAGTTAGATCACAAAACCGAGACGAGACTAGTCAGTATTCTTTCCAAG CTAAACTGAAAGATGGATTTGAAGAACACACAAGGACGTATGATTCTCACCTCGTTGCTGCTTTAGGGATCAACTGGGCTCATGCTGTAACCATCCGGTTGGTTCTTGAATCCAAGTCCG GTCAGAGAATCATCAAGGTTGCAAAATCTCCTATGTCCCCTCCTCTAGCCTTCCCTTTCCATATAACATCAGAAGGAATCTCATTGCTCAGCGATGACGGGGCTGAACTGAAAGGCCGAGGAATCAACAATATTCATGCTCGAG GGCACAGCGACATGATTAACTTCAATGGAGACTGCTCGTAG
- the LOC106339650 gene encoding uncharacterized protein LOC106339650, which yields MESPANKSSTVKKVEFPPRRGRVKREIFGVLASSIVSAAVRAGGVFGKNAEGDGGVSSSSTATPPSGYTSDQNSETT from the coding sequence ATGGAATCTCCAGCAAACAAATCCTCCACCGTGAAGAAGGTAGAATTTCCGCCTCGTCGGGGAAGAGTGAAGAGAGAGATCTTCGGCGTTTTGGCCAGCTCCATCGTTTCCGCCGCCGTGAGGGCCGGTGGAGTGTTCGGGAAGAACGCTGAAGGTGACGGTGGTGTCTCTTCTTCCTCCACCGCCACTCCTCCGAGCGGATACACCTCCGACCAGAACAGCGAAACCACTTAA